The DNA sequence GAAAGGGATCATGACGGGCGCGGCGCTCGTCTTCTTCGCCTATATTGGCTTCGACGCCATCTCCACGACGGCGGAGGAGACGCGCCGTCCGCAGCGCGATCTGCCCCTGGGTATGCTCGGTTCGCTCGCCATCTGCACGATCCTCTACGTGATCACAGCGGCCGTGCTCACAGGGCTCGTACATTACTCGGAGTTGAACGTGCCGGAGCCGTTGGCACTCGCGTTGCGTATCCTTGACCTGAATTGGGCGGCAGGGATCGTCGCCTTCGGCGCCGTCGTGGCCACGACCTCCGTCTTACTCGTCTTTCAGATGGGACAGCCGCGCATCTTTTTCTCCATGTCGCGTGACGGACTGCTTCCGGCGCGATTCGCGCGCGTGCATCCGCGATTTAAGACGCCCTATGTGACGACGATCCTCACGGGCGTCGCCGTCGCCATTCCGGCCGCCTTCGTGGACATTGGGGAAGCGGCGGAATTGACCAACATCGGCACGCTCTTCGCCTTCGTCCTCGTGTGTGCCGGGGTGATCGTCTTGCGCTATACGGATCCCGACCGGCCGCGTCCATTCCGCACGCCGCTTGTTCCTTGGATTCCTCTTCTGGGCATTGCCAGTTGTCTTTACCTGATGCTCAGCTTGCCGCGTATCACCTGGATTCGATTTGGCTTCTGGCTGGCTGTGGGATTGCTGATCTACGTCTTCTACGGGGTCACGCACAGCCGATGGATTCGCCAGCAAACGCCCCGACGCCCGCTGCAGATCGCTGGGCTCGGTGTCTCCCTCATGATCTTGGCGCTTGTCGGCTTCGCTGCAAGCCACCATTACCAAGAGTTGATGGCGAAGGCCATGCAGACCGATTCGAGCACATTGCTCGCCTACGCGATGCGAATGTATCACCTGACTCGCGTTGGAAGCGTGGGTGGCTTAGGCGGAGGGGCCGTACTGCTGCTCATCGGCCTTTGGTTGGGGCGAAAGCGTCGGAGATAGCAACGGTCACTTCGTCTTCTGCGGATAGGGGCAAAGGGTCTGCAGCACGCATTGCCCACAGAGGGGTCGGCGCGCGCGACATGTCTCTCGCCCGTGAAAGATGAGCCGGTGGCTGAATGCGATCCACTCCCCTTTGGGAATCAGCGCCATGAGGTCCCGCTCGACCTTGTCTCGATCCGTGTGCCTCGTTAATCCAAGACGCTGCGCAACTCGCAGAACGTGCGTGTCCACGACGATGCCCGAGGGAATGCCAAAGGCATTCTGCAGGACGACGTTGGCCGTCTTCCGCGCTACGCCCGGGAGCGTGAGCAATGCCTCCATTGTCGCTGGCACCTCTCCGCCGAAATCGGCGACGATCTTCTGACACGCGGCCTTGATCGCCCGCGCTTTGTTCCGATAGTA is a window from the Blastocatellia bacterium genome containing:
- the nth gene encoding endonuclease III, which produces MAQAARARRRRGAGPAAVEPRSPSPEEQARAREILARLQEKYPVARTALHFRTPLELLVATILSAQCTDERVNRVTAELFQKYRTAADYAAAPLRELEHLIRPTGYYRNKARAIKAACQKIVADFGGEVPATMEALLTLPGVARKTANVVLQNAFGIPSGIVVDTHVLRVAQRLGLTRHTDRDKVERDLMALIPKGEWIAFSHRLIFHGRETCRARRPLCGQCVLQTLCPYPQKTK
- a CDS encoding amino acid permease, which codes for MMLGELFRRKSVDAILIESEKPEYRLKRTLTAWDLTALGIGAIIGAGIFALTGTAAAGTVDPVTGQVLRPGAGPGLILSFVLTAIACAFCALCYAEFASLIPISGSAYTYAYATLGELLAWIIGWDLILEYAVGNIAVAVSWSGYFIELLRGLGLEIPPEWRWLTVSYNVGVHAPEIVAHAPRLFGVPIIVNVPAFAIVAMLTVLLVIGVKESARFNAVMVAVKLLVLLFFIVIGFFYVKPENWQPFAPNGWKGIMTGAALVFFAYIGFDAISTTAEETRRPQRDLPLGMLGSLAICTILYVITAAVLTGLVHYSELNVPEPLALALRILDLNWAAGIVAFGAVVATTSVLLVFQMGQPRIFFSMSRDGLLPARFARVHPRFKTPYVTTILTGVAVAIPAAFVDIGEAAELTNIGTLFAFVLVCAGVIVLRYTDPDRPRPFRTPLVPWIPLLGIASCLYLMLSLPRITWIRFGFWLAVGLLIYVFYGVTHSRWIRQQTPRRPLQIAGLGVSLMILALVGFAASHHYQELMAKAMQTDSSTLLAYAMRMYHLTRVGSVGGLGGGAVLLLIGLWLGRKRRR